The Indicator indicator isolate 239-I01 chromosome 18, UM_Iind_1.1, whole genome shotgun sequence region TGGGCCTTCCAGAGTAGCTCAGGGGTCCTACACTGAAATGATGCTGGCTGTACGTggtcctgctgcttctctgataTGAAGGGTTTGCTGAAGCCGGGCCTGCAGATCTTTTCTAATTTGTGCTTTCCAAAAAGCAGCCTGCTTAACTgggagaactggaaaaaaagttCAGATCTCTTCAGCATTTCATACACCTGGTATATACCTAGCCTCCTCACACCAGGCAAGTCTACTGTGCAGACTTCTCCCCAAGGTAGGAAGCATTCTTTCCAGTCTTCTTTAGGGTTTCCAACAGGGTGTCAACGTTGTGCTCAGAATCGATACACACCTTCTTGTTGGGCAGGTCAATATCAAACTGGACACCTACAAGGAAATTAacaggttttgcacagctggAAGTAGCCAAATGGTGTGAGCAGGGGAAAAGCTCACCCTCACACAATTGTGCTCCCAAATTTGTGTTTACCTGTCCTAGAGTGAGCTAGGCAGTTATCCCACACCATGGCCACGAGTCAAAGGTAAAGGTGCCTCCTGccagcaaaaccaaactggTGTCCTGCCAGCAATGGTACAAAGGAAGCCAGACCTCCTATAGATCTGCATTGGGTACCAGTTTCTCAGCTGCTTTAGTGTGCTCACCCCACCTTGGATCAACACTCATGCAATTATCAGAATGAGCTGCATTTAAACCAGCCACTATAATCTCCAAccagctcagcctgtgctgtggtttagcACAGACAGGAATAATGAAGGAGTTAGTGTGGGGTTAGGACAGGGTCAGTGGTGGTACCAGCCAGCAGCAAGCCCTTCACATTGGTGACTGAAAGCTGTTCTCACTTGGGGAGGACAGGGGAGCAGGATGACACATCCTCACAATTGGCAAGTGTGGGTCAGATCCTTCTTTCTTGGTACTTCCAGCACAAAGGAGGTATGGGTTGTAATTTTCCAGGTGGTATTAAAAACGGGCTGTGCAGGCAACCACCaagtgctctgctcagcagctctgcactgggaTGGCTCTGCATGTTGACGCTGATGACGCATCTAGGGAAGCACCACAGATACCCCAAGCCTCCTCAGGAACAAAGCCTGGCAGGACATCCACCTCCCTTCCTTCTGGCAGCCTGAGCAAGGGTCTACCAGCGTGGTTCAGGATGAAGCCCTGGTGACTCAGAGCCACCTGCAGCTATAGCAGCTCCACCCTCCCTTGACATTTCTTCAAGAGATCACCCGAGTCCTGCAGACAACCTGCGACTCATCGCTGACTAAGcagcaggctcagggcagagcagggaacaGAGGTTTCCAACCAGCCACTTTCAGCTTTCACCCACAGCGCTGCCCTTGCAGGACGGAGGACCCCAGGGCACTGACATCCTGCCCCAGAGCTGGTGTTGTTCCGACAAGCTGACTGCCCCTCACCCAGCACTGactcacctcccagcctgtgcaggaCACGGGTGACTGCATTGGAGCAGCCTTCGCAGGTCATGTCCACAAAGAACTCGTGTCTCtgagaagaggcagaagaggCATCAGGGAGAGCCCAGTTGGCAACACACCGCAAGCACTCACCCTCCACactttgcctttttcctttggGAGGTGAGTTCAAATCCTTCTTGACCAAAAGGTCCACATAGGTCACTAAGGGACCCTCGCAAAAGTGAGAGCTCTTGGTACTCCTCCCTAtggtgtccttgtgctgtccctcaCAGTGTCACCCTGAGGTGTCTTTGGAGACTGTCTGGTCCCTGCTCACAGTAGGACCACCTTTAGGGTCAGCACAGGTTGCTATCACTGGACTCATTCTACCTGCCCTGGGGGGCCCACAAGATGTAAATTTCCTACCCCCAGCTACCCACTGTCCTGACTTGGTCTGCAAAGTTCTTGCTGCTTGCCCATCCTATTCTTCTTGTGTCTACCAAGGCCTCTGGTCCCCAGCACAATAAACTTATAAAAATACCAACAAAACTAAAATTTAGGGAATGTTAGTGATGGTTTTTTCATCCCTTCCCTTCTTGTGAGAAACACCATAAGCACGCTCTCCTGTAACACTAATCATCATGCTTTGGTACCAGACAGATCCTGATTTCCTTTTCTTGCGTATTTTTCAATTtcctttaccaaaaaaaaaccaaacaaaaaacaaacaaacaaaaacaacactagaaaaacccccaacaaaaccaaccaacaaacaactcCCCTATTATTTGTTACCCACAACACATACTTCCTTCCATTCAAAACCACTCTTTGCACCTGGACACCAAGAGGGTAAAACCCTGATGGGCATCATTCACCCGGGAAAGACGATGGCAGCGCAGGGCTTCCCACTAGGATTTTCCAGTGTAAACAGCATttgcttgattttattttacaactgcccagcctgctctgAGGGTTGGAGTGTGGGATAGAGAGATGGGGATGGAGCAGAAGGGATCAGGACTGGGCAGCAGGGATCGGGACGGAACAGGAGGGTCCTGGCACAGGGGTCCCACCCCGGGCCGCCCTGTACGCCCAAGCTCTGGTTCCCGGAGGGAACCCCGCCGCCTGCCTTCCGCGTACCAGGAAGCGCCCTTCCCGCCCCACCGCCTCCGCTGGCGCCGGGCCCAGCCCCACCACGTCCCCCGGCCCCACGCCGGCCCTTCCCGGTCCCCGGCCTGCTCCGATGCCCTCCTCAGCGTTGCCCAGGCCCAGACCCACCGGCATGGCGGAGCGCGGCGGCGGCTCCCGGCTCTCGCACGGCGCGGAGGAAGGGGCGGGCCGCGCCCGGCGGCTCAGGGCCGAGGCCGGGCCATGAGCGCCAACTACGCAC contains the following coding sequences:
- the ATOX1 gene encoding copper transport protein ATOX1, whose amino-acid sequence is MPRHEFFVDMTCEGCSNAVTRVLHRLGGVQFDIDLPNKKVCIDSEHNVDTLLETLKKTGKNASYLGEKSAQ